The Kluyvera intermedia genome window below encodes:
- the oxyR gene encoding DNA-binding transcriptional regulator OxyR yields MNIRDLEYLVALAEHRHFRRAADSCHVSQPTLSGQIRKLEDELGVMLLERTSRKVLFTQAGLLLVDQARTVLREVKVLKEMASQQGETMSGPLHIGLIPTVGPYLLPHIIPILHQTFPKLEMYLHEAQTHQLLAQLDSGKLDCVILALVKESEAFIEVPLYDEPMLLAIYEDHPWAERDRVPMSDLAGEKLLMLEDGHCLRDQAMGFCFEAGADEDTHFRATSLETLRNMVAAGSGITLLPQLAVPPERKRDGVVYLPCIKPEPRRTVGLVYRPGSPLRSRYEQLAEAVRETMDGHFDKALKKAI; encoded by the coding sequence ATGAATATTCGCGATCTTGAATACCTGGTGGCGTTAGCTGAACATCGGCACTTCCGCCGGGCGGCAGATTCCTGCCATGTCAGCCAGCCAACTCTGAGCGGGCAGATTCGTAAACTGGAAGATGAACTGGGCGTCATGCTGCTGGAACGAACCAGCCGCAAAGTCCTGTTTACCCAGGCGGGGCTGCTGCTGGTGGACCAGGCGCGCACGGTGTTGCGTGAGGTCAAAGTGCTTAAGGAAATGGCAAGTCAGCAGGGAGAGACGATGTCTGGTCCGCTGCATATCGGCCTGATTCCCACCGTTGGCCCATATCTGCTACCCCATATTATCCCGATACTGCACCAAACCTTCCCGAAGCTGGAAATGTATCTGCATGAAGCGCAAACCCATCAGCTGCTGGCGCAGCTCGACAGCGGTAAGCTGGACTGTGTGATTCTGGCATTGGTGAAGGAGAGCGAGGCGTTTATCGAAGTTCCACTGTATGACGAGCCGATGCTGCTGGCGATCTACGAAGATCACCCGTGGGCGGAGCGCGATCGCGTACCGATGTCGGATCTGGCCGGTGAAAAATTGCTGATGCTCGAAGACGGTCACTGTCTGCGCGATCAGGCGATGGGTTTCTGCTTTGAAGCCGGTGCGGATGAAGATACCCATTTCCGGGCAACCAGTCTGGAAACGCTGCGTAATATGGTGGCTGCGGGAAGCGGAATTACCTTGTTGCCTCAGCTGGCAGTACCGCCGGAGCGCAAACGCGATGGTGTGGTGTATCTACCGTGCATTAAGCCGGAGCCACGCCGTACCGTCGGGCTGGTCTATCGACCGGGATCGCCACTGCGCAGCCGCTATGAGCAGCTGGCAGAGGCCGTCCGTGAAACGATGGACGGCCATTTTGACAAGGCGCTAAAAAAGGCGATTTAA
- the murI gene encoding glutamate racemase, which produces MATQLQDGNTPCLAATPSKPRPTVLVFDSGVGGLSVYDEIRHLLPDLHYIYAFDNVAFPYGEKSEAFIVERVLEIVTAVQQRYPLALAVIACNTASTVSLPALREKFAFPVVGVVPAIKPAARLSANRIVGLLATRGTVKRPYTHELIARFADECRIEMLGSAELVELAEAKLHGEPVSLEELRRILRPWLRMQEPPDTVVLGCTHFPLLQEELLQVLPEGTRLVDSGAAIARRTAWLLEHEAPDAKSSDENLAYCMALTTETEQLLPVLQRYGFETLEKLPVSA; this is translated from the coding sequence ATGGCTACCCAACTGCAGGACGGGAATACACCTTGTCTGGCAGCTACACCTTCTAAACCACGTCCCACCGTCCTGGTCTTTGATTCCGGGGTCGGTGGGTTGTCGGTCTACGATGAGATTCGGCATCTCCTGCCGGATCTCCATTATATCTACGCTTTCGATAACGTTGCTTTCCCATATGGGGAAAAGAGTGAAGCGTTTATCGTTGAACGTGTCCTCGAAATTGTCACTGCAGTACAACAACGCTACCCGTTGGCGCTAGCGGTTATCGCCTGTAATACGGCAAGCACGGTATCGCTGCCTGCGCTGCGTGAGAAATTTGCCTTCCCGGTAGTGGGCGTTGTTCCTGCAATTAAACCGGCGGCGCGCCTATCGGCGAACCGTATCGTTGGGCTACTGGCGACGCGAGGAACGGTGAAGCGTCCTTATACCCATGAGTTGATTGCACGCTTTGCGGATGAATGCCGGATTGAAATGCTGGGCTCGGCGGAATTGGTTGAGCTGGCAGAAGCGAAACTGCATGGTGAGCCCGTTTCACTTGAGGAGCTACGCCGTATTCTGCGTCCATGGCTACGGATGCAGGAGCCGCCGGATACGGTTGTTCTTGGCTGTACCCATTTCCCTCTATTACAAGAGGAGCTGTTGCAGGTACTTCCGGAAGGAACGCGGTTGGTGGATTCTGGTGCTGCGATTGCGCGTCGTACAGCCTGGTTGCTAGAACATGAAGCGCCAGATGCGAAATCCAGCGATGAAAATCTGGCTTACTGCATGGCGTTGACAACAGAAACTGAGCAACTTTTACCCGTTTTACAGCGTTATGGCTTTGAAACGCTCGAAAAACTGCCTGTTTCAGCCTGA
- a CDS encoding YijD family membrane protein, with amino-acid sequence MKQSGQDKGTLLLALLAGLSINGTFAALFSSIVPFSVFPIISLVLTVYCLHQRYQNRTMPVGLPALSAACFILGVLLYSTVVRAEYPDIGSNFFPAVLSVTMVFWIGYRMRNRKQGS; translated from the coding sequence ATGAAACAGTCAGGTCAAGATAAAGGTACGCTGCTGCTAGCGCTGTTGGCGGGCTTATCGATTAACGGAACGTTTGCAGCGCTATTTAGCTCTATTGTTCCGTTCTCCGTCTTTCCGATAATTTCTCTGGTGTTGACGGTTTATTGTCTGCATCAACGCTATCAAAACCGCACGATGCCGGTGGGGTTACCCGCATTGTCAGCCGCCTGTTTTATTCTTGGCGTGTTGCTGTACAGCACGGTGGTGCGGGCCGAATACCCGGATATCGGTTCCAACTTCTTCCCGGCAGTATTGTCGGTCACGATGGTCTTCTGGATTGGCTATCGGATGCGTAACCGTAAGCAAGGTTCATAA
- the sthA gene encoding Si-specific NAD(P)(+) transhydrogenase gives MSHSYDYDAVIIGSGPGGEGAAMGLVKQGAHVAVIERYHNVGGGCTHWGTIPSKALRHAVSRIIEFNQNPLYSDHSRLLRSSFADILNHADSVINQQTHMRQGFYERNHCEMLQGDAHFVDEHTIALKCPDGSVETITADKFVIACGSRPYRPADVDFTHPRIYDSDSILSLHHEPRHVIIYGAGVIGCEYASIFRGMEVKVDLINTRDRLLAFLDQEMSDSLSYHFWNSGVVIRHNEEYEKIEGVDDGVIMHLKSGKKLKADCLLFANGRTGNTESLALENIGLQADGRGQLKVNSLYQTALPHVYAVGDVIGYPSLASAAYDQGRIAAQALMKGEASGHLIEDIPTGIYTIPEISSVGKTEQQLTAMKVPYEVGRAQFKHLARAQIVGMSVGSLKILFHRETKEILGIHCFGERAAEIIHIGQAIMEQKGGGNTIEYFVNTTFNYPTMAEAYRVAALNGLNRLF, from the coding sequence ATGTCACATTCCTACGATTATGATGCAGTAATAATTGGTTCCGGCCCGGGCGGCGAAGGTGCTGCTATGGGTCTGGTGAAGCAAGGAGCCCACGTCGCCGTTATTGAGCGTTACCATAATGTCGGCGGCGGTTGTACCCACTGGGGTACCATCCCATCTAAAGCCCTTCGCCATGCCGTCAGCCGTATTATCGAATTCAACCAAAATCCACTCTACAGCGACCACAGCCGACTTCTCCGATCCTCATTTGCCGACATCCTGAATCATGCCGATAGCGTTATTAATCAGCAAACGCATATGCGTCAGGGTTTTTATGAGCGCAATCACTGTGAGATGCTGCAGGGTGACGCCCACTTTGTTGATGAGCACACCATCGCGCTGAAGTGCCCGGACGGGTCGGTCGAAACGATAACCGCCGATAAATTCGTGATCGCTTGTGGATCACGCCCGTACCGCCCGGCAGACGTTGATTTTACCCATCCGCGCATTTACGACAGCGACTCCATCCTCAGCCTGCACCATGAACCTCGCCATGTCATTATCTACGGCGCAGGAGTTATCGGCTGCGAATATGCGTCGATCTTCCGCGGAATGGAGGTCAAAGTTGACCTGATTAACACCCGCGACCGTCTGCTGGCATTCCTCGACCAGGAGATGTCAGACTCCCTTTCTTATCACTTCTGGAACAGTGGTGTGGTCATTCGCCACAACGAAGAATACGAGAAGATTGAAGGGGTCGACGACGGGGTGATCATGCACCTGAAGTCCGGCAAAAAGCTCAAGGCCGACTGCCTGCTGTTTGCCAATGGTCGAACCGGGAATACCGAATCACTGGCGCTGGAAAACATTGGCTTACAGGCCGATGGCCGTGGTCAGTTGAAGGTCAACAGTCTGTATCAAACCGCGCTGCCGCACGTCTACGCGGTTGGTGATGTTATCGGTTATCCGAGCCTCGCTTCAGCCGCCTACGATCAGGGCCGTATTGCCGCGCAGGCGTTGATGAAAGGCGAAGCCTCCGGGCATCTGATAGAAGATATTCCAACGGGTATCTACACCATCCCGGAAATCAGCTCCGTCGGTAAAACCGAACAACAGCTGACAGCCATGAAAGTGCCTTATGAGGTGGGTCGTGCGCAGTTTAAACACCTGGCGCGGGCGCAAATCGTTGGCATGAGCGTGGGGAGCCTGAAAATCCTGTTCCATCGGGAAACAAAGGAAATCCTCGGCATTCATTGCTTTGGCGAGCGCGCGGCCGAAATTATTCATATCGGCCAGGCGATTATGGAGCAAAAAGGTGGTGGCAACACCATTGAGTACTTCGTTAACACCACCTTTAACTACCCGACCATGGCGGAAGCCTATCGAGTTGCGGCGCTGAACGGCTTAAATCGCCTTTTTTAG
- the btuB gene encoding TonB-dependent vitamin B12 receptor BtuB gives MIKKVSLLTALSVTAFSGWAQDSKSDTLVVTGNRFQQPVNTVLAPTDVVTRDDIQRWQSKDLNDVMRRLPGVDISQNGGMGKSSSLYVRGTEGRHVLVLIDGVPMARAGISNGIDIGQIPVSLVQRVEYIRGPRSAVYGSGAIGGVVNIITMTDEERSQINAGVGSDGYQTYDGAMNKRFGDTLVTAAGAYQTTKGFNVQPNSTYSGDSDRDGYRNKMFWGGVQHKFDDSFSGFFRGYGYTANSDYDQGGYGYAGGNDEVQNYNQSWDTGLRYNSGIYSSQLIANYQHLKSYNYSNDLGRYAGDATLDDMEQRYIQWGNNVEVGHGAISGGVDWKQEKLFSSSTTLSDTYKRDTTGLYLTGQQQIDSVTLEASGREDHDEQFGWRGTWQTAAGWEFVEGYRATLSYGTGFLAPSLGQQFGATRFASSYGPGIAANPDLKPEESKQWEAGIDGLTGPLDWRLSAYHYEIQNLIDYKNNQYVNVKSATIKGVEWTGNVTTGPVEHHLTLQYVDPRDDETDKVLYRRAKQQAKYELTGQVFDLGWNVMYQYIGQRYDNDYDNQRDVKLGGVSLWDVGLSYPVTSHLTVRGKIANLFDKDYETAYGYPTAGREYTLSGSYTF, from the coding sequence ATGATTAAAAAAGTTTCGCTGCTGACGGCATTATCCGTCACGGCATTTTCCGGCTGGGCGCAAGACAGCAAGTCAGACACGCTGGTGGTGACCGGCAACCGTTTCCAGCAACCTGTAAATACCGTACTGGCGCCGACCGATGTGGTCACGCGAGATGATATCCAGCGCTGGCAGTCAAAAGATCTTAATGATGTGATGCGCCGTTTACCGGGTGTGGATATCAGCCAGAATGGGGGGATGGGGAAAAGCTCCTCTCTCTACGTGCGCGGCACGGAAGGGCGTCATGTTCTGGTGCTGATTGATGGTGTGCCAATGGCGCGAGCTGGCATATCGAATGGTATCGATATTGGTCAGATTCCAGTATCACTGGTTCAGCGTGTTGAATATATCCGCGGGCCACGTTCCGCGGTTTATGGCTCCGGTGCAATTGGCGGCGTGGTCAACATTATTACCATGACTGATGAAGAACGTTCGCAGATTAACGCCGGTGTGGGTAGCGACGGTTATCAAACCTACGATGGTGCGATGAATAAGCGCTTTGGCGATACCCTCGTCACCGCCGCTGGTGCATACCAGACGACAAAAGGCTTTAACGTCCAGCCGAATTCCACCTACAGCGGTGATAGCGATCGCGATGGTTACCGCAACAAGATGTTCTGGGGCGGCGTACAGCACAAGTTTGACGATAGCTTCTCTGGCTTCTTCCGTGGTTATGGCTATACCGCCAACAGCGACTACGATCAGGGTGGGTATGGCTATGCGGGCGGTAATGATGAAGTGCAGAACTACAACCAATCCTGGGATACCGGTCTGCGCTACAACTCGGGCATCTATTCTTCTCAACTGATCGCCAACTATCAGCATCTGAAAAGCTACAACTACAGCAACGACCTCGGTCGCTATGCGGGTGATGCGACGCTCGACGATATGGAGCAGCGTTATATTCAGTGGGGGAATAACGTTGAGGTTGGGCACGGGGCGATTAGCGGTGGCGTTGACTGGAAACAGGAAAAGCTGTTCTCAAGCAGCACGACGCTGTCGGATACCTACAAGCGTGACACTACCGGGCTTTACCTGACCGGGCAGCAGCAGATTGATAGCGTTACCCTCGAGGCCTCGGGCCGCGAAGATCACGATGAGCAGTTCGGCTGGCGCGGAACCTGGCAGACGGCGGCGGGGTGGGAGTTTGTTGAAGGCTATCGAGCTACGCTCTCCTACGGCACGGGTTTCCTGGCACCGTCACTGGGTCAGCAATTCGGCGCAACGCGTTTTGCTTCCTCCTACGGCCCAGGTATTGCGGCTAACCCAGACCTGAAGCCGGAAGAGTCTAAACAGTGGGAAGCGGGAATTGATGGGCTAACCGGGCCGCTGGATTGGCGCTTGTCGGCATACCATTATGAAATCCAGAATCTGATTGATTATAAGAATAACCAGTACGTCAACGTGAAGTCGGCCACAATTAAAGGCGTGGAGTGGACGGGCAATGTTACAACTGGTCCCGTCGAGCATCACCTGACATTGCAGTATGTCGATCCGCGTGATGACGAAACGGATAAAGTTCTTTATCGCCGTGCTAAGCAACAGGCGAAATATGAGCTCACCGGTCAGGTCTTTGATCTGGGTTGGAACGTGATGTATCAGTATATCGGCCAGCGTTACGATAACGATTATGACAATCAGCGCGATGTTAAACTGGGTGGCGTAAGCTTATGGGATGTCGGATTGTCATATCCGGTCACCTCACACCTGACAGTTCGTGGTAAAATCGCCAACCTGTTCGATAAAGATTACGAGACAGCATATGGCTACCCAACTGCAGGACGGGAATACACCTTGTCTGGCAGCTACACCTTCTAA
- the trmA gene encoding tRNA (uridine(54)-C5)-methyltransferase TrmA, with product MTPEHLPTEQYDAQLAEKVTRLQTMMTPFSAPAPEVFRSPVSHYRMRAEFRIWHDGDDLYHIMFDQQTKARIRVDAFPAASQLINTLMTAMLDGVRDNPVLRHKLFQIDYLTTLSNQAVVTLLYHKKLDDAWREQAEALRDALRAQGLNVHLIGRATKTKIELDQDYIDERLPVAGKEMIYRQVENSFTQPNAAMNIQMLEWALDATQNSRGDLLELYCGNGNFSLALARNFNRVLATEIAKPSVAAAQYNISANQIDNVQIIRMAAEDFTQAMNGVREFNRLQGIDLKSYQCETIFVDPPRSGLDSETEKMVQAYPNILYISCNPETLCQNLETLSQTHNITRLALFDQFPYTHHMECGVLLTKK from the coding sequence ATGACCCCCGAACACCTCCCTACCGAACAGTACGACGCTCAGCTCGCCGAGAAAGTCACTCGCCTGCAAACGATGATGACGCCGTTTAGCGCGCCTGCGCCGGAGGTGTTTCGTTCACCGGTCAGTCACTACCGCATGCGCGCAGAATTCCGCATCTGGCACGACGGTGATGATCTTTACCACATCATGTTTGACCAGCAGACGAAGGCCCGCATCCGCGTTGACGCCTTTCCGGCGGCAAGCCAGCTTATCAATACCTTGATGACCGCGATGCTTGACGGCGTGCGCGACAATCCAGTGCTGCGCCACAAGCTGTTCCAGATTGACTACCTCACCACGCTCAGCAACCAGGCGGTTGTTACGCTGCTGTACCATAAAAAGCTCGACGATGCGTGGCGTGAGCAGGCCGAAGCATTGCGTGATGCGCTGCGTGCGCAGGGGCTGAACGTCCACCTCATTGGTCGCGCCACTAAAACCAAAATCGAGCTGGATCAGGACTATATAGATGAGCGCCTACCGGTCGCCGGAAAAGAGATGATCTACCGTCAGGTAGAAAACAGCTTCACCCAGCCCAACGCGGCGATGAACATTCAAATGCTGGAATGGGCGCTGGACGCCACGCAGAATTCACGCGGCGACCTGCTGGAGCTGTACTGCGGCAACGGTAACTTCTCGCTGGCACTGGCGCGTAACTTCAACCGCGTACTGGCGACCGAAATAGCCAAACCCTCGGTAGCCGCAGCGCAGTACAACATCAGTGCGAATCAGATCGATAACGTGCAGATCATCCGCATGGCTGCGGAAGATTTTACTCAGGCGATGAACGGCGTACGGGAATTTAACCGTTTGCAGGGCATTGATTTGAAGAGCTATCAGTGTGAGACGATTTTTGTCGATCCACCGCGCAGCGGGCTGGACAGCGAAACCGAGAAGATGGTGCAGGCGTACCCCAATATTCTGTACATCTCCTGTAACCCGGAGACGTTGTGCCAGAACCTGGAAACGTTAAGCCAGACGCATAACATCACCCGCCTGGCGCTGTTCGACCAGTTCCCGTATACCCATCATATGGAATGCGGCGTACTGTTAACGAAGAAATAA